In Symmachiella dynata, the following are encoded in one genomic region:
- a CDS encoding sigma-70 family RNA polymerase sigma factor — protein sequence MDQSTDGHRAWARLRSGDKTALAELFGQYRPQLRRMVELRIAGQLTRRVDPSDILQETFMDASQKIDAYVSDPRVTLFVWLRGLTLDRLLKVQRRHLGTQSRDILRELRLPAESSLALGRQLLAGGPTPSGIMEQGELRRQVAAALQQLNDRDREVLVMRHFEGMSNLQVAEALEIAATAATMRHGRALKRLKDILTARLPSGESS from the coding sequence GTGGATCAATCAACAGACGGACATCGCGCTTGGGCACGGCTGCGCTCGGGGGACAAAACGGCATTGGCCGAGTTATTTGGCCAATATCGTCCGCAATTGCGGCGGATGGTCGAATTGCGGATCGCTGGGCAGTTGACCCGTCGCGTTGACCCGTCGGACATCCTGCAGGAGACCTTTATGGACGCCAGTCAAAAAATCGACGCTTACGTCAGCGATCCGCGGGTCACCCTGTTTGTTTGGCTGCGAGGTTTGACGTTGGATCGACTGCTGAAAGTTCAGCGACGTCACCTGGGAACGCAATCTCGTGACATCCTGCGAGAATTGCGCTTGCCGGCGGAATCTTCGTTGGCCCTGGGCCGCCAATTACTCGCCGGGGGACCGACCCCCAGTGGAATCATGGAGCAGGGAGAATTACGTAGACAGGTCGCGGCGGCCTTGCAACAATTGAATGATCGCGACCGCGAGGTCTTGGTGATGCGACACTTCGAAGGCATGAGCAACCTGCAAGTCGCCGAAGCGCTCGAGATTGCCGCGACAGCGGCGACCATGCGACACGGTCGCGCGCTCAAACGGCTGAAAGACATTCTCACCGCTCGTCTCCCTTCCGGGGAATCGTCATGA
- a CDS encoding mandelate racemase/muconate lactonizing enzyme family protein: MTFGPSSLVPKKKNMHRRRFLKTGLASVAVGGLLRGVPLVAAPPTKDLTVTKIDRVTVKVPFRPAPDRNMAREIPHWKYSEICTVHLQSGHQGHGETLLYYTWGVTSDEDVKNALGKNAAAIMWDDSLGAGLQMALFDAVARACDVPIHSLLGHQVHERTPLSWWNIDTYPEDMAAECKLAYSQGYMAYKTKGRPWFDIYDQMDLATKEVPPEFKIDMDFNDTLLNAELAMPIVKALAEYPQTDIYESPIPQRDIPGNQAIRKATRVKIAMHYGTPPPKIAICKGVCDGFVIGRGASALLASANVAAVADMPFWLQLVGTGITAAYSLHFGGVTSHSTWPAVNCHQLYTHQLLKEPITLQDGTAAVPTKPGLGYDIDWEAVERFRVDKPAARPDPPRLVEVSWPDGKKIYFNHLGGVNFVLVPCGKPDVIPFYVRGVKTRLLSDDGSAEFQDLYERSRKGPLTI; this comes from the coding sequence ATGACATTCGGCCCCAGCAGTTTGGTACCAAAAAAGAAAAACATGCACCGGCGGCGGTTCTTGAAAACCGGATTGGCCTCTGTGGCTGTGGGTGGGTTGCTGCGGGGGGTGCCGCTGGTTGCTGCTCCGCCGACTAAAGATTTGACCGTCACCAAAATTGACCGCGTGACGGTGAAAGTCCCCTTTCGGCCCGCGCCGGATCGGAACATGGCGCGGGAAATTCCGCACTGGAAATATTCTGAAATCTGTACCGTCCATTTACAGAGCGGTCATCAAGGACACGGCGAAACGCTGTTGTACTACACCTGGGGTGTGACCTCGGATGAGGATGTTAAAAACGCTCTCGGTAAAAATGCCGCTGCCATCATGTGGGATGACTCTCTCGGTGCCGGATTGCAAATGGCGCTGTTCGATGCGGTCGCTCGCGCCTGTGATGTGCCAATTCACAGCTTGTTGGGACACCAAGTCCACGAGCGAACGCCGCTCTCCTGGTGGAACATCGATACCTATCCTGAAGACATGGCGGCCGAATGCAAGTTGGCGTACAGCCAAGGTTACATGGCCTACAAAACCAAAGGCCGGCCTTGGTTCGATATCTATGACCAGATGGATTTGGCCACAAAAGAAGTACCGCCCGAATTCAAAATCGACATGGACTTCAACGACACGCTGCTCAATGCCGAGCTAGCGATGCCGATCGTCAAGGCATTGGCTGAGTATCCGCAAACCGACATTTACGAATCGCCGATTCCTCAGAGAGACATTCCCGGCAACCAAGCCATCCGCAAAGCAACGCGCGTCAAAATCGCCATGCACTACGGCACGCCCCCGCCGAAAATTGCGATTTGCAAAGGTGTCTGCGACGGATTCGTGATTGGTCGCGGTGCCTCCGCCTTGCTCGCCTCAGCAAATGTTGCTGCGGTCGCCGACATGCCGTTTTGGTTGCAGTTGGTCGGTACGGGCATCACCGCCGCGTACTCGCTGCATTTTGGCGGCGTGACCAGTCACTCGACGTGGCCGGCAGTCAATTGCCATCAGTTGTATACGCACCAGTTGCTGAAAGAACCGATCACGCTACAAGACGGAACAGCGGCCGTCCCCACCAAGCCGGGACTTGGATACGACATCGACTGGGAAGCGGTCGAACGTTTCCGCGTCGACAAACCGGCAGCGCGACCCGATCCACCACGGCTCGTCGAAGTCAGCTGGCCCGATGGCAAGAAGATATACTTCAACCACTTAGGCGGCGTGAACTTCGTATTGGTTCCTTGCGGAAAGCCGGACGTGATTCCGTTTTACGTCCGCGGCGTCAAAACGCGGTTGTTGTCCGACGATGGTTCCGCGGAATTTCAGGATCTGTACGAGCGTTCCCGCAAAGGACCACTCACGATTTGA
- a CDS encoding lipid-binding SYLF domain-containing protein, which yields MTTHRFFLSAALVATVFTCSASRLAAQTREIETVLNSAAVLDEVMQTPGRKIPESLLAKAEGIVIIPNMLKGGFVIGARHGHGVALVRNESRGWDAPRFLQMTGGSIGFQVGVQSTDIILVFMTKNSVRGLLSGKFTIGVDAAAAAGPVGRQLAAATDERLQAEILSYARSRGLFAGVSLDGSAIRLDPSAEAAYYRAAPAGNGNALPPSAVTLIEKVMQYSGDAVAVPAESGPAFSPPKRVNDTEVTREQLAAAAIKLAKILPPDWQKYLAFPAQVFTGDQHPPVERLQELLGRFDKIAANPQYRSLSEKAEFRQAYHLIKEYIAKLTATPATDTLQLPPAPTN from the coding sequence ATGACAACTCACCGATTTTTCTTATCCGCCGCCTTGGTTGCGACGGTCTTTACCTGCTCGGCATCCCGCCTGGCTGCTCAGACGCGGGAAATTGAGACTGTGCTCAATTCGGCAGCTGTGCTGGATGAAGTCATGCAGACACCGGGACGTAAAATTCCTGAGTCGCTGTTGGCCAAAGCCGAAGGCATTGTGATCATTCCCAATATGCTCAAAGGGGGCTTTGTGATTGGCGCGCGGCACGGTCATGGCGTCGCCTTGGTCCGCAACGAAAGCCGGGGCTGGGATGCACCGCGATTTTTGCAAATGACCGGCGGCAGCATCGGGTTTCAGGTGGGTGTCCAGTCGACTGATATCATTTTAGTGTTCATGACCAAAAATAGCGTCCGCGGCTTGCTCAGCGGAAAGTTTACAATCGGCGTCGATGCGGCCGCCGCAGCAGGACCGGTCGGACGACAATTGGCCGCAGCGACCGACGAACGTCTGCAAGCGGAAATTCTCTCCTACGCACGCAGCCGCGGATTATTCGCAGGCGTCTCCTTGGACGGTTCGGCAATTCGTCTCGACCCGTCCGCAGAGGCGGCCTATTACCGCGCTGCTCCTGCCGGCAATGGAAATGCGTTGCCTCCCTCGGCAGTGACATTGATCGAAAAGGTGATGCAATACTCCGGCGACGCGGTCGCAGTCCCAGCGGAATCGGGTCCCGCGTTTTCCCCGCCGAAACGTGTCAACGATACGGAAGTGACACGCGAGCAATTGGCAGCTGCGGCAATCAAGCTTGCCAAAATCCTGCCCCCCGACTGGCAAAAGTATCTGGCCTTTCCGGCGCAGGTGTTCACCGGCGATCAGCATCCTCCGGTAGAACGACTGCAGGAGTTGCTCGGCCGCTTTGATAAGATCGCTGCGAATCCGCAATATCGTTCGCTCAGTGAAAAGGCCGAGTTTCGACAGGCCTACCATTTGATCAAGGAATACATTGCCAAACTGACGGCAACTCCCGCGACAGACACGTTGCAGTTGCCCCCCGCACCGACGAATTAA
- a CDS encoding sialidase family protein has product MRNFALFTLLLMIMHVVVAPTWGEEPSFSSELIFPVEDWHNHGSCVVECPNGDLLACWFHGSGERKADDVVILGARKLKATGKWTEPFVMADTPGFPDTNCCMIIDPDERLWLLWPTIQAHTWESALMKYKISENYMQQDATAPEWDSMQILHMKPGDDFEDKVQQATDKYVASLNIPDNLAPLVNAWKQRNQKQAADKLTRRLGWFTRAHPLILDGKTMLVGLYSDGFSFSLVALTDDGGQTWRFSDPIVGGGNIQPSFARKVDGTLVTYMRDNGPPPKRVLVSESTDGGISWGTVYDHPQLHNPGAGLELANLADGDWICIYNDAENSRSTLAVSISDDEGATWKWTRHLEQDKTGKGRYHYPSIIQGKDGMLHATYSYFVPTPEGERKSIKAATFNKAWVLEGDQ; this is encoded by the coding sequence ATGCGAAACTTTGCCCTCTTCACTTTGCTCCTCATGATTATGCACGTCGTCGTCGCACCCACCTGGGGTGAGGAGCCGTCGTTTTCTTCTGAACTGATTTTTCCCGTCGAAGACTGGCACAACCATGGCTCGTGTGTTGTCGAGTGTCCCAACGGCGACTTGTTGGCGTGTTGGTTTCATGGTTCCGGGGAACGGAAGGCGGATGATGTGGTGATTCTCGGGGCGCGAAAACTCAAAGCGACCGGTAAGTGGACCGAGCCGTTTGTGATGGCCGATACCCCCGGCTTTCCCGATACGAATTGCTGCATGATCATCGATCCCGACGAGCGACTGTGGCTGCTGTGGCCCACGATTCAGGCGCATACGTGGGAGAGCGCGCTGATGAAATACAAGATCTCCGAAAATTACATGCAGCAAGACGCAACTGCCCCTGAATGGGATTCGATGCAAATCTTGCACATGAAACCGGGTGATGATTTTGAAGACAAGGTGCAACAGGCGACCGACAAGTACGTGGCTTCGCTCAATATTCCGGACAATCTCGCACCGTTGGTCAATGCTTGGAAACAGCGGAACCAGAAACAGGCTGCTGATAAACTCACCCGGCGACTTGGCTGGTTCACCCGCGCGCATCCGCTGATTCTGGATGGCAAAACCATGCTGGTCGGTTTGTATTCCGACGGCTTTTCGTTTTCGCTTGTTGCACTGACCGACGATGGAGGCCAAACCTGGCGGTTCAGTGATCCGATTGTTGGGGGTGGCAATATTCAACCGAGCTTTGCCCGCAAGGTAGATGGCACGTTGGTGACCTACATGCGCGATAACGGCCCGCCTCCCAAACGCGTGCTGGTTTCTGAATCGACCGATGGCGGCATCTCCTGGGGTACGGTTTATGATCATCCGCAACTGCATAATCCCGGCGCGGGGTTGGAGTTAGCCAATCTGGCGGACGGGGATTGGATCTGCATTTACAACGACGCCGAAAACAGCCGCAGCACTTTGGCAGTCTCGATCTCCGACGACGAAGGGGCCACCTGGAAATGGACGCGGCATCTCGAACAAGACAAAACCGGCAAAGGCCGCTACCACTACCCCTCAATCATCCAAGGCAAAGACGGCATGCTGCACGCCACGTACAGCTACTTCGTCCCCACTCCCGAAGGTGAACGGAAAAGCATCAAGGCGGCAACATTTAACAAGGCCTGGGTCCTCGAAGGGGACCAATAA
- a CDS encoding amidohydrolase family protein, with translation MRSALFVAACLIHCTVIAAEPPPLVLRDAAVFDTATGTMLPERTVVVEDGLITAIGTQEQPATIPDGATVVEAGGKYVIPGLIDAHVHLVHLADRTHVTGDEFLPLFLAAGVTSVRSAGDAIVAEVGIARYAALHPEFCPQVFLASPLIDGARPVHRDIGYSLTDPALVPAFVDEMSQWNVVTLKIYVGTPRAIGQKVIEEGHRRGMMVTGHLGRYTAQESATDGIDCLEHIWSVFNYSISPAAAKVPNPRANLDLQNPQCQALIAQLAKQKVAVDPTLVVFRNMIYLNDLEEVHQHADLQHVPKRMLRYWEAYRASSNLAPETRPLRLREIEKYQELTGLLHKAGVKILVGTDTPEPFVPPGFSLHQELELLVASGLSPAAALTSATLHNAGIVKQSDTLGSIEVGKQADLVVLSADPLADIRNTRKIDFVVHRGQVCDPAKLLERESDE, from the coding sequence ATGCGATCGGCCCTGTTCGTTGCGGCATGCTTGATTCATTGCACGGTCATTGCGGCGGAACCTCCGCCACTGGTGCTCCGCGATGCGGCGGTGTTCGATACCGCGACCGGGACGATGCTGCCGGAGCGGACGGTTGTGGTTGAGGACGGGTTGATCACGGCGATCGGCACGCAGGAACAACCGGCGACGATTCCCGACGGAGCAACCGTTGTCGAGGCGGGCGGTAAATACGTGATCCCCGGCTTGATCGATGCGCACGTGCATTTGGTGCATCTGGCGGATCGCACGCACGTCACAGGTGATGAGTTTTTGCCGCTATTCTTGGCAGCGGGGGTGACGTCGGTCCGCAGTGCCGGCGATGCGATTGTGGCTGAAGTAGGCATCGCGCGGTATGCGGCGCTGCATCCGGAGTTTTGTCCGCAGGTGTTTCTGGCTAGTCCGCTCATCGACGGCGCGCGACCGGTGCACCGCGACATCGGTTACAGCTTGACCGATCCGGCGCTTGTCCCCGCTTTTGTGGATGAGATGTCGCAGTGGAACGTGGTGACACTGAAAATCTATGTCGGCACGCCGCGAGCGATCGGGCAAAAAGTGATTGAAGAGGGACACCGCCGCGGCATGATGGTCACCGGTCATTTGGGCCGCTACACCGCTCAGGAATCGGCGACCGACGGGATCGATTGTTTGGAACATATCTGGTCGGTGTTCAACTACAGCATCTCTCCCGCAGCGGCCAAGGTCCCCAATCCACGGGCGAATCTTGATCTGCAAAACCCACAATGCCAAGCACTGATCGCTCAATTGGCGAAGCAAAAAGTGGCCGTCGATCCGACGTTGGTCGTGTTTCGCAATATGATCTATTTGAACGACTTGGAAGAGGTCCACCAACACGCGGATTTGCAACATGTGCCGAAACGGATGCTGCGATACTGGGAAGCGTATCGCGCCTCCAGCAATCTCGCTCCCGAAACGCGTCCGTTACGGCTCCGCGAAATTGAGAAGTATCAGGAACTCACCGGCTTGCTGCACAAAGCGGGGGTGAAAATCCTGGTGGGGACCGACACACCCGAACCGTTCGTCCCGCCCGGATTTTCGCTGCACCAAGAATTGGAACTGCTGGTCGCCTCGGGGCTGTCGCCGGCAGCGGCGCTCACATCGGCCACGCTGCACAATGCGGGAATCGTCAAGCAGTCCGACACGCTGGGCAGCATTGAGGTCGGCAAACAAGCGGACCTTGTGGTACTCTCGGCCGACCCGCTGGCGGACATTCGCAACACGCGGAAGATCGACTTTGTAGTGCATCGCGGACAGGTCTGTGACCCGGCAAAACTGTTGGAGCGGGAGTCGGACGAATAG
- a CDS encoding DUF1552 domain-containing protein — translation MADHQFSRRTMLRGLGVTMALPWMESLSVWGDETPSITPASQAPTRMAILFSGCGYHRHEWWAKGQGKSMELGKVLAPLNDFRDRMTFIRGLYNAEALKGNIHSSQTGNLLSGAPLTAGGTIRSGTSVDQVVAQKIGHQTKLPSLVLGCEKANPSVHKNYSMLYSSHISWSSPTTPTPLEVYPALAFDHLFKESAQLGDKSVLDAVLADAKDFRRDISTLDQHKLDEYLNSVRDVEQRIERAGKRGEMQGWRPTLTGPNIPRPADGYPQDIVEHMRLMSDILVLAFQTDTTRVCTLKLNNDHGTLRFPHLGVDYMIHHLLSHNDTDDWLKVNQFFLEQVAYIARKMDSIREGDRTLLDNSMLMLCSSMLNGHHDANQLPVVMVGGGGGRIRGGQNLDYLEKPDRQMCRLYLSMMDKMGVQLDSFGDATQPLDEV, via the coding sequence ATGGCAGACCATCAGTTTTCACGTCGAACGATGCTTCGCGGCTTGGGTGTCACGATGGCCCTGCCGTGGATGGAGTCGCTGTCGGTCTGGGGCGACGAGACTCCCAGTATCACACCCGCCAGCCAAGCGCCGACGCGGATGGCGATTCTGTTCTCCGGCTGCGGATACCATCGCCACGAGTGGTGGGCCAAGGGGCAAGGCAAATCGATGGAGCTCGGCAAGGTGCTGGCTCCGCTGAATGATTTTCGCGACCGCATGACATTCATTCGCGGGCTGTACAACGCCGAAGCGCTCAAGGGAAACATTCATAGTTCGCAAACGGGCAATTTGCTGTCCGGCGCGCCGCTAACAGCGGGAGGCACGATTCGCTCCGGCACGAGTGTCGATCAAGTCGTGGCGCAAAAAATCGGCCATCAGACCAAACTGCCGAGCCTGGTGCTGGGTTGCGAAAAAGCGAACCCGTCGGTGCACAAAAATTATTCGATGCTGTATAGCTCGCACATTTCCTGGAGCAGCCCGACCACGCCGACCCCTTTGGAAGTCTATCCCGCGTTGGCCTTCGACCACCTCTTCAAAGAGAGTGCACAGTTGGGCGACAAGAGCGTCTTGGATGCCGTCTTGGCCGATGCTAAGGACTTTCGCCGGGATATTAGCACGCTCGATCAACATAAATTGGATGAATACTTAAACTCGGTCCGTGATGTGGAACAGCGGATCGAGCGCGCTGGGAAGCGCGGAGAAATGCAAGGCTGGCGGCCCACGCTGACTGGTCCCAACATCCCGCGGCCAGCCGATGGATATCCGCAGGACATTGTCGAACATATGCGGTTGATGAGCGACATTTTGGTGCTGGCCTTCCAAACCGACACGACCCGCGTCTGCACGTTGAAACTCAACAACGATCACGGCACGCTGCGGTTTCCGCATCTGGGCGTGGACTACATGATTCACCATCTGCTATCGCACAACGATACGGACGATTGGTTGAAGGTGAATCAGTTCTTCCTGGAACAGGTCGCCTACATCGCCCGCAAGATGGACAGTATTCGCGAAGGAGACCGTACACTTCTGGACAACTCAATGTTGATGCTCTGTTCCAGCATGCTCAACGGACACCATGATGCAAATCAACTTCCCGTGGTGATGGTCGGCGGCGGGGGCGGGCGGATTCGCGGGGGTCAGAATTTGGATTACCTTGAAAAACCCGACCGCCAAATGTGCCGACTTTACTTGAGCATGATGGATAAAATGGGCGTCCAATTGGATTCCTTCGGCGACGCTACCCAGCCGTTGGATGAGGTCTGA